One region of Microbacterium rhizosphaerae genomic DNA includes:
- a CDS encoding carbohydrate ABC transporter permease produces the protein MTATNAVEGLKRARRGVGVAGRGPATPSPRGRQGRTTLGRSWGTLTAFALPSLILLVLLNLFPVIYAFLQSLQNGTPSTLPWEADFVGLQNYVTVLTSPQFWQAAEFTLVFTIVGVFGSWIVGLGLALLLRTRIPANTVFKVLLLLPWIVPIVVSSTAWNWLVATPQSPLPVLFSWFGLDNVNFLGDPLLAQILVCVFKVWISFPFMMMMMSAALASVDTNVYEAARVDGANSWQTFTGITLPMISRSTYIAWILMTIFCVNDFPTIFLLTQGGPVNATTTLIVLAYQYAFQNLQTGIGTAIAFIMTAVLVLISVVLYRQIKKVNIE, from the coding sequence ATGACAGCGACGAACGCCGTGGAGGGACTGAAGAGAGCAAGACGTGGAGTGGGGGTGGCCGGGCGTGGCCCGGCCACCCCCTCGCCGCGCGGGCGGCAGGGACGAACGACACTCGGTCGTTCCTGGGGGACGCTGACCGCGTTCGCCCTGCCGTCGCTGATCCTGCTCGTTCTTCTCAATCTCTTCCCCGTCATCTATGCATTCCTGCAGTCGCTGCAGAACGGCACGCCGTCGACGCTGCCGTGGGAAGCGGACTTCGTCGGCCTGCAGAACTACGTCACCGTTCTGACGTCGCCGCAGTTCTGGCAGGCCGCCGAGTTCACCCTGGTCTTCACGATCGTCGGCGTCTTCGGCTCGTGGATCGTCGGCCTCGGGCTCGCGCTCCTGCTGCGCACGCGTATCCCCGCGAACACCGTCTTCAAAGTCCTGCTCCTGCTGCCGTGGATCGTGCCGATCGTGGTCTCGTCGACAGCGTGGAACTGGCTGGTCGCCACCCCGCAGAGCCCTCTGCCGGTGCTCTTCTCGTGGTTCGGCCTGGACAACGTGAACTTCCTCGGCGATCCCCTGCTCGCTCAGATCCTGGTGTGCGTCTTCAAGGTGTGGATCAGCTTCCCGTTCATGATGATGATGATGTCGGCGGCGCTCGCGTCGGTGGACACCAACGTCTACGAGGCGGCCAGGGTGGACGGGGCGAACAGCTGGCAGACGTTCACCGGGATCACGCTGCCGATGATCTCGCGGAGCACGTACATCGCATGGATCCTCATGACGATCTTCTGCGTGAACGACTTCCCGACGATCTTCCTGCTGACCCAGGGCGGTCCGGTCAACGCGACCACCACCCTCATCGTGCTCGCGTACCAGTACGCGTTCCAGAACCTGCAGACCGGCATCGGAACCGCGATCGCGTTCATCATGACAGCCGTGCTGGTGCTGATCTCCGTGGTGCTGTACCGCCAGATCAAGAAGGTGAACATCGAATGA
- a CDS encoding GMC oxidoreductase — translation MPDGEASGAHGGFRRALPTLRAAVDRIIPGDAWPAGWDGGVGAYLTDPGPAHRDLAWARPLLSSLAERLDDAASADGSAGFASLTATRQDELLAGESGSAGFEALRRVCWEGYYAAADGRTPAGLDMVGYRPVPPGVETVDPSMPVTVAPREVAARYDAVIVGSGPGGGVAAQVLTEAGRRVLLVERAPMLPNSALRGDHLHGKRNAVYWPSAGPGAGHPRLIQAGDHDEVVDGTGDAGLYGLNADALGGGTRLWQGMSWRFLPEDFSMATGYGNPDGASLADWPVGYDEMEPHYTRAEWELGVAGEEGALTRRTPRSAGYPMPAMGTEPARELLSRAAERLGWGWGPIPLAINSVPREGRAACVRCPQCVGHACPVDAKNGAHNTFIARAVASGGCDVLMDAEVVEVRDGAAGASVAIMADASSQPVSLTIGADVVIVAAGAVETPRLLLASGIGNDQVGRHLHDHRFTTVVGTVDEPVKPFVGPGHSVATLDHVHASSIPWGGGVLVDLMGLLPLTSAMAPADEGVPAWGAGHKQWMREGRAHVFGVFGMGQEIPMPSSRVTLASQVRDRWGRPAAALRKNVHAASRLVEDGMAVQAERWLDAAGVRGIRRLAGPATASAAGEHSCGTMRMGDSPETSATDAGGRVHGARRVYVCDSSLHPTNGSVNPTLTIVANAFRVSQRLVEEWPR, via the coding sequence TTGCCGGACGGTGAAGCCTCGGGGGCGCACGGCGGATTCCGCCGTGCGCTTCCGACGCTTCGGGCCGCCGTCGATCGGATCATCCCGGGCGACGCGTGGCCGGCGGGCTGGGACGGCGGAGTCGGCGCCTATCTGACCGACCCCGGGCCGGCGCATCGGGACCTCGCGTGGGCGCGACCGCTCCTGTCATCCCTCGCCGAGCGACTGGACGACGCCGCCTCGGCCGATGGGTCCGCGGGGTTCGCATCGCTCACGGCGACACGTCAGGACGAGCTGCTGGCGGGCGAGTCCGGGTCCGCCGGATTCGAAGCGCTGCGCCGGGTGTGCTGGGAAGGGTATTACGCGGCCGCCGACGGGCGGACGCCTGCCGGTCTCGACATGGTGGGATACCGCCCGGTCCCCCCCGGCGTGGAGACCGTCGACCCCTCGATGCCCGTCACCGTGGCGCCGCGAGAGGTGGCGGCGCGCTATGACGCCGTGATCGTCGGCAGCGGCCCCGGTGGCGGGGTGGCGGCGCAGGTGCTCACCGAGGCCGGCCGCCGGGTGCTGCTCGTGGAGCGCGCCCCGATGCTGCCGAACTCGGCGCTGCGCGGCGATCACCTGCACGGCAAGCGCAACGCGGTCTATTGGCCGAGCGCCGGCCCGGGAGCCGGGCATCCGCGTCTGATCCAGGCCGGGGACCACGACGAGGTCGTGGACGGCACCGGAGATGCCGGGCTCTACGGGCTGAACGCCGACGCCCTCGGCGGAGGCACCCGGCTGTGGCAGGGGATGTCGTGGCGCTTCCTCCCCGAGGACTTCTCGATGGCCACCGGATACGGCAACCCCGACGGTGCGAGCCTCGCGGACTGGCCGGTCGGCTACGACGAGATGGAGCCGCACTACACCCGGGCCGAGTGGGAGCTCGGCGTCGCCGGCGAGGAGGGTGCGCTCACCCGGCGTACTCCGCGGTCGGCCGGCTATCCGATGCCGGCGATGGGCACCGAGCCCGCGCGGGAGCTTCTCTCGCGCGCGGCCGAGAGGCTCGGCTGGGGGTGGGGACCGATTCCCCTCGCGATCAACAGTGTGCCGCGGGAGGGACGGGCCGCCTGCGTGCGGTGTCCGCAGTGCGTCGGCCACGCGTGTCCGGTCGATGCGAAGAACGGGGCCCACAACACCTTCATCGCGCGGGCGGTGGCCTCCGGTGGGTGCGACGTGCTCATGGATGCCGAGGTCGTCGAGGTTCGCGACGGCGCAGCCGGGGCGAGCGTGGCGATCATGGCGGATGCCTCGAGCCAGCCGGTGAGCCTGACGATCGGCGCCGACGTCGTCATCGTCGCCGCGGGCGCCGTCGAGACGCCGCGACTGCTCCTGGCGAGCGGCATCGGCAACGACCAGGTCGGACGGCATCTGCACGACCACCGCTTCACGACGGTGGTCGGCACCGTCGACGAGCCCGTGAAGCCGTTCGTCGGGCCGGGGCACTCCGTCGCGACGCTCGACCACGTCCACGCCTCGAGCATCCCGTGGGGCGGCGGCGTGCTCGTGGACCTCATGGGGCTGCTCCCGCTCACCTCGGCGATGGCCCCGGCCGACGAAGGCGTCCCGGCGTGGGGTGCGGGACACAAGCAGTGGATGCGCGAGGGCCGGGCCCATGTGTTCGGCGTGTTCGGCATGGGGCAGGAGATCCCGATGCCCTCCTCGCGGGTGACGCTCGCGAGTCAGGTGCGCGACCGCTGGGGGCGCCCGGCCGCCGCCCTGCGCAAGAACGTCCACGCGGCGTCGCGTCTCGTCGAGGACGGCATGGCGGTGCAGGCCGAGCGCTGGCTGGATGCCGCCGGCGTGCGCGGCATCCGCCGGCTGGCCGGTCCCGCCACCGCATCGGCCGCGGGCGAGCACTCGTGCGGCACGATGCGCATGGGCGATTCGCCGGAGACCTCGGCGACGGATGCCGGCGGACGGGTGCACGGTGCGCGCCGCGTCTACGTGTGCGACTCCTCGCTGCACCCGACCAACGGCTCCGTCAATCCGACGCTCACGATCGTCGCGAACGCGTTCCGGGTGTCCCAGCGCCTCGTGGAGGAGTGGCCGCGCTGA
- a CDS encoding DUF445 domain-containing protein: protein MARTPTALLSPADRERLRGLRIMKGIALGALIALSIVFVFAFALEGRYPWLAYVRAAAEGGMVGALADWFAVTALFRYPLGIRIPHTAIIPTRKDEIGRTLGEFVETNFLSGEVVRTKIQGTAVARRLGEWLREPEHAERVAAEASGVAAGILRALSDEDVQDVLAGLAREHLIAPEWGPPAGEWLERVVEADAHRGAVDLALDSITTWLQNNKASFDGLVSRRLPAWVPSIAHRFVDETVYKEALTFAHAVQADPQHPARRAIDGYLTRLADNLQHDPAMIGRVEDAKLAVFDSPRVRALAGEAWNAAKAGLLTSLADPESGLRRRGAEAVAEIGERLATDAALQSRVDTWVAGTAVLLVDRYRHDIASIITETVERWDPAETTEKIELMVGRDLQYIRLNGTIVGAIAGLGIYTIAQALLGVSG from the coding sequence ATGGCGCGCACACCCACCGCCCTGCTGAGCCCTGCCGATCGCGAACGTCTGCGAGGGCTGCGGATCATGAAGGGCATCGCCCTCGGGGCCCTGATCGCGCTCTCGATCGTCTTCGTCTTCGCCTTCGCGCTGGAGGGCCGCTACCCGTGGCTGGCGTACGTGCGGGCCGCCGCCGAGGGCGGCATGGTCGGCGCCCTCGCCGACTGGTTCGCGGTCACGGCGCTCTTCCGCTACCCGCTGGGCATCCGCATCCCGCACACGGCCATCATCCCGACGCGCAAGGACGAGATCGGGCGCACCCTCGGCGAGTTCGTCGAGACGAACTTCCTGTCCGGGGAGGTCGTGCGCACGAAGATCCAGGGAACTGCCGTCGCCCGCCGGCTCGGCGAATGGCTGCGGGAGCCCGAGCACGCGGAGCGCGTCGCCGCCGAGGCATCCGGAGTCGCGGCCGGCATCCTGCGCGCGCTCAGCGACGAGGACGTGCAGGACGTCCTCGCGGGGCTCGCGCGGGAGCACCTCATCGCGCCGGAATGGGGGCCGCCCGCCGGCGAATGGCTCGAGCGCGTGGTCGAGGCGGACGCCCACCGCGGCGCGGTCGACCTCGCCCTCGACTCGATCACGACGTGGCTGCAGAACAACAAAGCCTCCTTCGACGGCCTCGTCTCGCGCCGGCTGCCGGCGTGGGTTCCGTCGATCGCCCACCGCTTCGTGGACGAGACGGTGTACAAGGAGGCGCTCACCTTCGCGCACGCCGTGCAGGCCGACCCGCAGCATCCGGCCCGCCGCGCGATCGACGGCTACCTCACGCGCCTGGCCGACAACCTGCAGCACGACCCCGCGATGATCGGTCGTGTCGAGGACGCCAAGCTCGCCGTCTTCGACTCCCCCCGCGTGCGCGCGCTCGCGGGCGAGGCGTGGAACGCGGCCAAGGCCGGACTGCTCACCTCGCTCGCGGATCCCGAGAGCGGGCTGCGCCGGCGCGGGGCGGAGGCCGTGGCGGAGATCGGCGAGCGGCTGGCGACGGATGCCGCGCTCCAGAGCAGGGTCGACACGTGGGTCGCCGGTACCGCGGTGCTGCTCGTCGACCGCTACCGGCACGACATCGCCTCCATCATCACCGAGACCGTCGAGCGGTGGGACCCGGCGGAGACCACGGAGAAGATCGAGCTCATGGTCGGACGCGACCTGCAGTACATCCGCCTCAACGGCACGATCGTCGGCGCCATCGCGGGCCTCGGGATCTACACGATCGCGCAGGCCCTCCTGGGCGTGTCGGGCTGA
- a CDS encoding ABC transporter substrate-binding protein: protein MTSESKVNGFTRRGFIGLAGAAAASTLLAACSAGGGSSSSGTKPIKFWNMPWGAPTAFPQEDKAIVAAYKPKSGLPAVSYQQIQWANFTQTFTTAVAANTNPSVSSGGGTTAFLFEKEGKIHYADDVINKVWASNGIKDDFLPGLLDTMKTKNGYAAVPYNLDMRLYWYNKQLMDKAGASLPTDWDSFEAACKALKKIGVFGYGTYSGAGAFTGGHTLVAHMINNGGGLFDKDQNVNVVTDQNIQAMEWVLGLVKNGYVDPRSATYTSANAYSQMNAGAFGMIWDGAGTPANVNANVASQLVVGDPLVGPSGQKGALYFPNNIFMFKNSPSIAGSEAFLNYYYQNMKTLWTKKTGIGLPPLKSIAQAAYADDPSATKIIDTWQPISKTWGAPGSNTVFYNVTKVDGTQPMIAFAQSILGGNTTAKDALTTLQKALESA from the coding sequence ATGACATCCGAATCCAAGGTCAACGGTTTCACCCGGCGAGGCTTCATCGGCCTGGCGGGAGCGGCCGCCGCCAGCACACTTCTCGCGGCGTGTTCCGCCGGAGGGGGGTCCTCATCCTCCGGCACGAAGCCCATCAAGTTCTGGAACATGCCGTGGGGCGCCCCGACGGCCTTCCCGCAGGAGGACAAGGCCATCGTCGCCGCGTACAAGCCCAAGAGCGGCCTGCCGGCGGTGTCGTACCAGCAGATCCAGTGGGCGAACTTCACGCAGACGTTCACCACGGCGGTGGCCGCCAACACCAACCCGTCGGTGAGCTCGGGCGGCGGCACGACGGCGTTCCTGTTCGAGAAGGAGGGCAAGATCCACTACGCCGATGACGTCATCAACAAGGTGTGGGCCTCGAACGGCATCAAGGACGACTTCCTGCCGGGACTGCTCGACACGATGAAGACCAAGAACGGCTACGCCGCTGTGCCGTACAACCTCGACATGCGGCTGTACTGGTACAACAAGCAGCTCATGGACAAGGCGGGCGCCTCGCTGCCCACCGACTGGGATTCCTTCGAGGCGGCCTGCAAGGCGCTGAAGAAGATCGGCGTGTTCGGGTACGGCACGTACTCGGGTGCAGGTGCCTTCACCGGCGGTCACACGCTCGTTGCACACATGATCAACAACGGCGGCGGTCTGTTCGACAAGGACCAGAACGTGAACGTGGTCACGGACCAGAACATCCAGGCGATGGAGTGGGTGCTCGGCCTCGTCAAGAACGGGTACGTCGACCCCCGCAGCGCCACGTACACGTCGGCGAACGCCTACTCGCAGATGAACGCCGGAGCCTTCGGCATGATCTGGGACGGCGCCGGCACGCCGGCGAACGTCAATGCCAACGTGGCCAGCCAACTGGTGGTCGGCGATCCGCTGGTCGGTCCGTCCGGGCAGAAGGGCGCGCTCTACTTCCCGAACAACATCTTCATGTTCAAGAACTCTCCGAGCATCGCTGGCTCGGAGGCGTTCCTGAATTACTACTACCAGAACATGAAGACGCTGTGGACGAAGAAGACCGGTATCGGCCTTCCCCCGCTGAAGTCGATCGCGCAGGCGGCCTACGCCGACGACCCGAGCGCGACGAAGATCATCGACACGTGGCAGCCCATCTCGAAGACGTGGGGTGCGCCGGGATCGAACACGGTGTTCTACAACGTCACCAAGGTCGACGGAACCCAGCCGATGATCGCGTTCGCACAGAGTATCCTCGGCGGCAACACGACCGCGAAGGACGCCCTGACTACGTTGCAGAAGGCGCTCGAGTCCGCGTGA
- a CDS encoding carbohydrate ABC transporter permease, whose protein sequence is MSQILHADSQAPVTLGRLDSKSGKADISTGQRGKWWRFLLILVVTLLIIAPIIAVVVLSTQPSQSTSSATGFTLANYVFVFTQTDVLLWLQNSIIVALATVIVAVAVAAPAGYVLSRVRNRLVSGYSLILFVIQSLPVVTAVIPLFITFSVLGLTNTLASVAIVYIGSTMSVAIWMMAAYIDSIPISLEEAAWMDGASVFGSFTRIVMRNSLPGILSTAIFSFLLAWNDYLIALIFLQDQSVYTLPKGLETFFQQNATDWGSVMAVAVVMMIPPVIVFAFLNKYFSVGGIGGSLAGR, encoded by the coding sequence ATGAGCCAGATACTTCACGCTGATTCCCAGGCTCCGGTGACGCTCGGGAGGCTGGACAGCAAGAGCGGCAAGGCGGACATCTCCACGGGTCAGCGCGGCAAGTGGTGGCGCTTCCTGCTGATACTGGTCGTCACCCTCCTGATCATCGCGCCGATCATCGCCGTCGTGGTGCTCTCGACGCAGCCCAGCCAGTCGACGAGCAGCGCGACCGGGTTCACCTTGGCGAACTACGTGTTCGTCTTCACGCAGACGGACGTGCTGCTGTGGCTCCAGAACAGCATCATCGTCGCCCTCGCCACCGTCATCGTGGCGGTGGCGGTCGCGGCGCCGGCGGGCTACGTGCTGTCGCGGGTGCGCAACCGCCTCGTCTCCGGGTACTCGCTCATCCTGTTCGTCATCCAGTCGCTCCCGGTGGTCACAGCGGTCATCCCGCTGTTCATCACCTTCTCGGTCCTCGGACTGACGAACACGCTCGCGAGTGTGGCCATCGTCTACATCGGCTCGACGATGTCGGTGGCGATCTGGATGATGGCCGCCTACATCGACTCCATCCCGATCTCCCTCGAGGAGGCGGCGTGGATGGATGGCGCGAGTGTGTTCGGCTCCTTCACGCGGATCGTGATGCGCAACTCGCTGCCCGGCATCCTGTCGACGGCCATCTTCTCGTTCCTTCTGGCATGGAACGACTACCTGATCGCGCTGATCTTCCTGCAGGACCAGAGCGTGTACACGCTGCCGAAGGGCCTCGAGACGTTCTTCCAGCAGAACGCCACCGACTGGGGATCCGTGATGGCGGTGGCGGTCGTGATGATGATCCCGCCGGTCATCGTCTTCGCGTTCCTGAACAAGTACTTCAGCGTCGGCGGCATCGGCGGCTCGCTTGCCGGACGGTGA
- a CDS encoding metal-sensitive transcriptional regulator: protein MIEDIKKRALHRTAIIEGQVRGLARMIENEEYCMDMIGQSRAIQKALDSLNKLLLENHLRTHVSHMFEHGGEQREKAVAELLRAFDFETRS from the coding sequence GTGATCGAGGACATCAAGAAGCGCGCCCTGCACCGCACGGCGATCATCGAAGGCCAGGTGCGCGGGCTGGCCCGGATGATCGAGAACGAGGAGTACTGCATGGACATGATCGGGCAGTCCCGCGCGATCCAGAAGGCGCTGGACTCGCTGAACAAGCTCCTCCTCGAGAACCACCTGCGCACCCACGTCTCGCACATGTTCGAGCACGGCGGCGAACAGCGCGAGAAGGCCGTCGCCGAGCTGCTCAGGGCGTTCGACTTCGAAACGCGGTCTTAG
- a CDS encoding gamma-glutamylcyclotransferase family protein has translation MTDAPVDQLLFSYGDLQQPDVQLDIFGRLVHGDVDWLPGYTVDYVEIEDPRGTDVSGLSVKPVVRATGNRLDRVPGRVLHLTEEEVEAVDEYQVELYRRERVMLSSGHAAWVYVP, from the coding sequence GTGACCGACGCGCCAGTCGACCAGCTGCTCTTCTCGTACGGGGACCTCCAGCAGCCGGATGTGCAGCTCGACATCTTCGGGCGCCTCGTCCACGGCGACGTGGACTGGCTGCCGGGGTACACGGTCGACTACGTGGAGATCGAGGACCCGCGCGGGACCGACGTCTCCGGCCTGTCGGTGAAGCCGGTGGTGCGCGCCACCGGCAACCGCCTCGACCGGGTGCCGGGACGCGTGCTGCACCTCACCGAAGAAGAGGTCGAGGCCGTCGACGAGTACCAGGTCGAGCTCTACCGCCGCGAGCGGGTGATGCTCTCCAGCGGCCACGCGGCGTGGGTGTACGTCCCATGA